A window of Pomacea canaliculata isolate SZHN2017 linkage group LG3, ASM307304v1, whole genome shotgun sequence contains these coding sequences:
- the LOC112559106 gene encoding uncharacterized protein LOC112559106 isoform X1, which produces MLRLRYVGRCLLVLLLTAVGGLLAHATFRDHRIDSKPSGGMVTGGFAGGVKVGDGYESLLPAHMLMKMHLRSVPLREFQEKINQVDDEYDILRIFLADKDLSNEAIRQILMSRNDDEPVEIKKKRTESTDEFEDDDYEDSDPSSYMDGEYDGYLNDENRRSDRLLEELAEAHHHIEEVKMSPVSECRVPQPQIVNVEDPKKQGRILYPSCTVIYRCRNDSGCCGPREECGPKTERVVFKTFMVLQERAAKASLTSIEKVAFINHTECQCRNKPRLPDCNQKCPGVFRMYRRGWRCMCDCLTAPNEIFEQCENVKNGIKPLGEKDLVCIKSGECIKPACSVGEFDVSGGLCPLKNEYDLSLRLSNRPRHKRKSQTEGSGDD; this is translated from the exons ATGCTACGACTGCGCTACGTGGGCCGCTGTCTGCTCGTCCTGCTCCTGACAGCCGTCGGAGGTCTGCTGGCTCATGCCACCTTCAGAGACCACAGGATCGACAGTAAACCTAGCGGTGGCATGGTCACGGGCGGGTTCGCAGGTGGGGTCAAGGTCGGAGATGGATACGAAAGTTTACTACCGGCACATATGTTAATG aaaatgcaCTTGCGGTCTGTGCCACTGAGAGAGTTCCAGGAGAAAATCAATCAAGTCGACGATGAGTATGACATTCTCCGGATATTTTTAGCAGACAAAGACCTTAGTAACGAAGCCATCAGGCAGATTCTGATGTCACGCAATGACGACGAGCCtgtagaaataaagaagaaacgGACCGAGTCAACCGATGAGTTTGAGGATGACGACTACGAAGATTCAGACCCATCCAGCTACATGGACGGAGAATACGATGGATACCTGAATGATGAAAACCGCCGCAGCGATCGCCTTCTCGAAG AACTGGCTGAAGCTCACCACCATATCGAGGAAGTAAAGATGAGTCCGGTATCAGAATGCCGGGTCCCGCAGCCTCAAATCGTCAACGTGGAAGACCCTAAGAAGCAGGGCAGGATACTATACCCGTCATGCACCGTCATCTACCGATGTCGCAACGACAGTGGCTGCTGTGGCCCTCGCGAAGAGTGCGGTCCGAAGACTGAGCGAGTAGTTTTCAAGACGTTTATG gTACTTCAAGAACGTGCGGCCAAAGCCTCTTTGACAAGCATTGAGAAAGTGGCCTTCATCAACCACACTGAGTGTCAGTGCCGCAACAAGCCCCGCCTTCCCGA TTGTAACCAGAAGTGCCCGGGTGTGTTCCGAATGTACCGACGAGGCTGGCGATGTATGTGCGACTGCCTGACGGCGCCCAACGAAATCTTCGAACAGTGCGAAAACGTCAAGAACGGCATCAAACCACTGGGGGAGAAAGACCTGGT CTGCATCAAGAGCGGGGAGTGCATTAAGCCGGCATGCTCCGTTGGCGAGTTCGACGTCTCCGGGGGCCTCTGCCCTCTCAAGAACGAATATGACCTCAGCCTCCGTCTGAGTAACCGCCCTCGTCACAAGCGAAAATCGCAAACAGAAGGCTCCGGGGACGACTAA